Proteins encoded in a region of the Methanobrevibacter millerae genome:
- a CDS encoding 4Fe-4S binding protein — protein sequence MEKMKSVVKKELCVSCGCCIKVCPKDAIEVKDGIYAHINQDLCIGCGKCVTECPASIIEGEYSKIDNKVRFKKWYDYLWIFSIAYFALGFFNIIFAWLGMICFILPLLFAIFKGNKAFCNRYCDRGQLLGLIGGRLGLSRKRSPPKWMYSKYFRYGFLIFFFAMFFVMLWNTYLVFAGTKSLSQAVTVLWTFNVPWSWAYHGNIIAPWVSQYAFGFYSVMLTSTILGLLTMLLFKPRSWCVYCPMGTMTQAICKVKSMKKNKFQ from the coding sequence ATGGAGAAAATGAAGTCTGTTGTTAAAAAAGAGTTATGTGTTTCTTGCGGATGCTGCATTAAAGTATGTCCAAAAGATGCAATTGAAGTTAAAGATGGAATATATGCACATATCAATCAGGATTTATGTATCGGATGTGGAAAATGTGTAACTGAATGTCCAGCATCAATCATTGAGGGTGAATATTCAAAAATAGATAATAAAGTTCGCTTTAAGAAATGGTATGATTATCTGTGGATTTTTTCAATAGCATATTTTGCTTTGGGATTTTTCAATATAATATTTGCATGGTTAGGTATGATATGCTTTATACTTCCTTTATTGTTTGCAATATTTAAGGGAAATAAGGCATTTTGCAACCGTTACTGTGATAGAGGTCAATTATTAGGATTGATTGGTGGACGTTTAGGCTTATCAAGAAAAAGAAGTCCTCCAAAATGGATGTATTCAAAATATTTTAGATACGGTTTTTTAATATTTTTCTTTGCAATGTTTTTTGTAATGCTTTGGAATACTTATTTGGTATTTGCAGGAACCAAAAGCCTTTCACAGGCAGTTACTGTTCTTTGGACATTTAACGTTCCTTGGTCATGGGCATATCACGGAAATATAATAGCTCCGTGGGTTTCACAGTATGCATTTGGATTTTACAGTGTGATGCTTACATCAACAATATTGGGATTACTGACCATGCTTCTCTTTAAGCCAAGATCATGGTGTGTTTACTGTCCTATGGGAACCATGACGCAGGCAATATGTAAAGTAAAAAGCATGAAAAAAAATAAATTTCAATAA
- a CDS encoding radical SAM protein, translating to MEKTFDIQEYLANGAENIVKNAISATFKNPKETLFLVKFIKNSRKATKIRKEYAKKDINIPAFLITSITSRCNLHCAGCYSRANEICTDNIPNNQLSGDDWEDIFAQSRDLGINFIVLAGGEPLLRKDVILKACNFPEILFPVFTNGTMLDDYYFDLIDKNRNIIPILSIEGNKELTDSRRGDGVYNQLIDSMNYMKDNNLIFGSSITITNENISYALSDEFVSNLYDLGSKVLFFIEYVPVDLSATNLVLSDSQRDYLLDEICNLREKYPDMLFMSFPGDEKESGGCLAAGRGFFHINSHGGAEPCPASPYSDINVKDTSILEVLESNLFKSLRNNGLLMSHHEGGCVLFEHEKEVQKLLKK from the coding sequence GTGGAAAAGACTTTTGATATTCAGGAATATTTGGCTAATGGTGCTGAAAATATAGTTAAAAATGCCATTTCAGCAACATTCAAAAATCCGAAGGAAACATTATTTCTAGTTAAATTTATTAAAAATAGCAGAAAAGCTACAAAAATAAGAAAGGAATATGCAAAAAAGGATATTAATATTCCTGCATTTCTGATTACCAGCATTACAAGCAGATGTAACCTCCATTGTGCAGGATGCTATTCCAGAGCAAATGAAATATGCACTGATAACATTCCAAATAATCAGCTAAGTGGTGATGATTGGGAGGATATATTCGCTCAATCAAGAGATTTGGGCATCAATTTCATTGTTCTTGCTGGAGGTGAACCTCTGTTAAGGAAAGATGTAATATTAAAGGCATGCAACTTTCCAGAAATACTCTTCCCTGTTTTCACCAATGGAACAATGCTTGATGATTACTATTTTGATTTAATTGATAAAAACAGAAATATTATACCCATATTATCTATTGAGGGAAACAAGGAACTTACAGATTCAAGAAGGGGAGATGGAGTATATAATCAATTGATTGATTCTATGAATTACATGAAAGACAATAATCTTATTTTCGGTTCATCCATTACAATTACAAATGAAAACATATCATATGCTCTTTCAGATGAATTTGTATCAAATTTGTATGATTTAGGTTCTAAAGTACTTTTTTTCATTGAATATGTTCCTGTTGATTTAAGTGCGACAAATTTGGTATTGTCTGATAGTCAAAGGGATTATTTGTTAGATGAAATTTGCAATTTAAGAGAAAAATATCCTGATATGCTTTTCATGTCTTTTCCCGGTGATGAAAAGGAAAGTGGGGGATGTCTTGCAGCGGGTCGTGGATTTTTCCATATTAATTCACATGGCGGTGCTGAACCATGTCCTGCCTCACCATATTCGGACATTAATGTAAAAGATACATCCATCTTGGAAGTTTTGGAATCAAATCTCTTTAAATCCCTTAGAAATAATGGTCTTTTGATGAGTCATCATGAAGGCGGATGTGTATTGTTTGAGCATGAAAAGGAAGTTCAGAAACTATTGAAAAAATAA
- a CDS encoding cytosine permease, which translates to MDNRTGLFTNAVIWFGVAISVSEIQAGIQIASASSIGSVWVPLILGHIIGGILLFSVGLIGARLRVNAMESIKSTFGNYGSKFFAILNVLQLIAWVAVLNAQGAMALMGLNLEIAFPIICMILAVLVALWVYIGLKRSSKVTTIIMMLLTILLILLSVKLFAVKSYQPLPVANASALTFWNIFEISIAMPVSWLPVISDYTKDVKKPVKATAISAIAYTIASLWMYFIGIEIVGIGTLDISQAILIAGLGIQGVLILVLSTVTTNFLATNSAGESAKAIFNRLDPKIAGVIVSFLSALLAISGIMNHYISFLYLITSVFAPMAAVLIVSFYCGNEHNERKDFCWNIFAWFVGFIIYQVSAGLDSVFLGPTLLAVIASSLLSYLWIKFKKSVFTNS; encoded by the coding sequence ATGGATAATCGTACGGGACTGTTTACAAATGCAGTAATCTGGTTTGGAGTTGCTATTTCTGTTTCTGAAATTCAGGCAGGTATACAAATTGCATCTGCATCTTCAATTGGTTCCGTTTGGGTTCCATTAATACTTGGCCATATCATAGGTGGAATATTGCTTTTTTCTGTTGGCCTTATTGGAGCACGCCTTAGGGTAAATGCAATGGAATCAATAAAGTCAACATTCGGAAATTACGGTTCCAAGTTTTTTGCCATATTGAATGTATTGCAGCTAATAGCATGGGTGGCTGTTTTAAATGCACAGGGTGCAATGGCACTGATGGGTTTGAATCTTGAGATAGCTTTCCCGATAATATGTATGATTCTTGCCGTTCTTGTTGCTCTGTGGGTATATATAGGATTGAAACGCTCTTCAAAAGTTACAACAATTATCATGATGCTTTTAACAATATTGCTTATTCTGTTATCAGTTAAACTGTTTGCAGTTAAGTCATATCAGCCCTTGCCTGTGGCCAATGCATCTGCACTGACTTTCTGGAATATTTTTGAAATTTCCATTGCAATGCCTGTTTCATGGCTGCCTGTGATTTCAGATTATACAAAGGATGTAAAAAAACCTGTCAAGGCAACTGCAATTTCTGCTATAGCATATACAATTGCAAGCCTTTGGATGTATTTCATTGGCATAGAAATCGTAGGAATTGGAACACTGGATATTTCCCAGGCCATTCTCATTGCAGGTCTTGGAATTCAGGGAGTTCTTATACTGGTGCTTTCAACAGTCACGACCAATTTTCTTGCAACAAATTCTGCAGGGGAATCCGCAAAGGCAATTTTCAATAGATTAGACCCTAAAATTGCGGGGGTCATAGTCAGCTTTTTAAGTGCATTGCTTGCAATTTCAGGTATTATGAATCACTATATCAGTTTTCTTTATCTCATTACATCAGTATTTGCTCCAATGGCTGCTGTACTTATTGTCTCATTTTATTGTGGAAATGAACACAATGAAAGAAAGGATTTCTGCTGGAATATTTTTGCATGGTTTGTTGGTTTTATCATTTATCAGGTATCCGCAGGTTTGGATTCAGTTTTTTTAGGACCAACCCTTCTTGCAGTCATTGCATCATCATTGCTTTCATATCTTTGGATTAAGTTTAAAAAATCGGTATTCACCAATTCTTAA
- a CDS encoding ATP phosphoribosyltransferase: MNEKIILGLPKGSLNNVKRGNTHQLFVDAGYEVKGYEPGDESYEIEILNDEDIVAFLTRPQSTPVELNRGMVDIGIVGEDWIKEESVLRESNTIKIGDLDYGKTRLIVAVPKDSPYDNLSDFFRANKDRKTPILCFTEYPNLTRKFIMENEVYQEIYGDAVPFVQVRGLTDGDNEMVQVINSDGATEVYIAKGADLIVDNTQTGSSLRKAGLKEIETILQSSAGLYASGDCTEEKLDKAKMIYEQLLGAITAKKYFDVKFNISNSKIEEVSKYLIENKLCADEPTINSGSDFSQINVLIPKSRFPEMIDAIKKFDATSIIRNDLKQLVY; encoded by the coding sequence ATGAATGAAAAGATAATATTGGGACTTCCAAAAGGAAGTTTAAATAATGTGAAAAGAGGAAATACTCATCAATTGTTTGTTGATGCGGGATATGAAGTAAAGGGTTATGAACCTGGTGATGAATCTTATGAGATTGAAATTCTAAATGATGAAGACATTGTTGCCTTTTTGACTCGTCCACAATCAACTCCTGTAGAATTGAACAGGGGAATGGTTGATATTGGAATTGTCGGTGAAGATTGGATTAAAGAAGAATCCGTCCTAAGGGAATCAAACACCATTAAAATTGGAGATTTGGATTATGGAAAAACTCGTTTGATAGTTGCCGTTCCTAAGGACTCACCATATGATAATTTATCTGACTTTTTTAGAGCCAATAAGGATAGAAAAACACCAATTTTATGCTTTACAGAATATCCTAATCTGACTAGAAAATTCATTATGGAAAATGAGGTATATCAGGAAATATATGGTGATGCTGTGCCTTTTGTTCAGGTTAGAGGACTGACTGACGGTGACAATGAGATGGTTCAGGTTATCAATTCTGACGGTGCAACTGAAGTTTACATTGCAAAAGGTGCGGACTTGATTGTTGACAATACTCAAACCGGAAGCAGTTTGAGAAAAGCAGGATTAAAGGAAATTGAAACGATTTTGCAATCTTCCGCTGGTCTTTATGCAAGTGGAGACTGCACTGAGGAAAAGCTTGATAAGGCTAAAATGATTTATGAACAGCTATTGGGTGCAATTACAGCGAAAAAATATTTTGACGTTAAGTTCAACATTTCCAATTCCAAAATTGAAGAAGTTTCTAAATATTTGATTGAAAATAAGCTTTGTGCAGATGAACCTACAATCAATTCAGGTTCTGACTTTTCACAGATTAACGTTTTGATTCCAAAATCAAGATTCCCTGAAATGATTGATGCAATTAAGAAATTTGATGCCACTTCAATTATAAGAAATGACTTGAAACAATTGGTTTACTAG
- a CDS encoding nitroreductase family protein, whose translation MLESALLAPTAMNRKPCEFIVVSNKKTLKELSESKDMGAKLIAGANKAIVVIADGNLADTWVEDSSIALTHMHLMATELDIGSCWVQVHLKTKGDQDCEDVVRDILNLDSHYRIVGILAFGHSNKTPRPYTPEDIDKSKIRYID comes from the coding sequence ATACTTGAATCCGCATTACTTGCACCAACTGCAATGAACAGAAAACCATGCGAATTTATAGTGGTCAGCAACAAGAAAACCTTAAAAGAACTGTCCGAATCAAAGGACATGGGTGCCAAATTAATAGCAGGAGCAAATAAGGCAATAGTTGTTATTGCAGACGGAAACCTTGCAGACACATGGGTTGAGGATTCATCAATCGCATTGACACACATGCATCTGATGGCCACAGAACTTGATATCGGAAGCTGCTGGGTTCAGGTACACTTAAAAACAAAAGGCGATCAGGATTGTGAAGATGTCGTCAGGGATATTCTTAATCTCGACTCACATTACAGGATTGTTGGAATTCTTGCATTTGGCCACAGCAACAAAACCCCAAGACCATACACTCCTGAAGATATTGACAAATCCAAAATACGCTACATTGATTAA
- a CDS encoding pyridoxamine kinase translates to MNENLKILTIQDISCYGQCSITVALPILSAFGIETAVLPSAVLSTHTSGFSGYTVRDLTEDLPDIRKHWEKEGIFFDAIYTGFIGSIEQLDYIKDIIDSRLKPDGLVFVDPAMADNGEFYNGFDQEFADKMGELCKLGDFILPNTTEACYILRKPWKEQFTKEEMIEMANELSKFTNRHVILKGYQNDNNEMGMIVLDKKDSSLDIVYNDKVDYMSHGTGDVFASSFVGSSLSGKSPTSAAKIAGELTKKSIEKTIDDPSHNYGVKFEQVIPDIYKLLKSI, encoded by the coding sequence ATGAATGAAAATTTAAAGATTTTAACTATACAGGACATATCCTGCTATGGGCAATGTTCAATAACCGTTGCGTTGCCGATATTATCTGCATTCGGAATAGAAACTGCTGTTCTACCATCTGCAGTATTATCTACACACACATCTGGTTTTTCAGGATATACTGTTAGGGATTTGACTGAAGATTTGCCTGATATACGCAAACATTGGGAAAAGGAAGGAATTTTTTTCGATGCAATTTACACAGGATTCATTGGGTCAATAGAACAGTTGGACTATATTAAAGATATCATTGATTCAAGACTGAAACCGGACGGACTTGTATTTGTCGATCCTGCTATGGCAGATAATGGCGAATTTTATAATGGATTTGACCAGGAATTTGCGGATAAAATGGGTGAACTTTGTAAGTTAGGAGATTTTATTCTTCCAAACACAACCGAAGCATGTTATATTTTACGCAAACCATGGAAAGAACAGTTTACCAAAGAAGAAATGATTGAAATGGCAAATGAGCTTTCCAAATTTACAAATAGACATGTAATCTTAAAAGGATACCAAAATGATAATAATGAAATGGGAATGATTGTTCTTGACAAAAAAGATTCTTCATTGGACATTGTATATAATGACAAGGTAGATTATATGTCCCATGGAACAGGAGATGTTTTTGCCTCTTCATTTGTAGGATCATCCCTGAGTGGCAAATCACCGACTTCTGCTGCAAAAATTGCAGGTGAGTTAACCAAAAAGTCAATTGAAAAGACAATTGATGATCCAAGCCATAATTATGGAGTTAAATTTGAACAGGTAATTCCAGACATTTATAAATTGCTTAAATCAATTTAA
- a CDS encoding class I SAM-dependent methyltransferase yields MKKFKIEKNSVQETLMIPLMGRVIAQRKFPNLINDPTAEEIIKKIDYDFSSQEKKMTSIFGVYGALEVSQREYDLEWEIKDYLKSNPKASVVNLGCGLDDLFNRVNNGECRGFNIDFEDVITARNKLLPPLENEKNIIHNINDTEWFSEIPHENGVIFVGLGLFYYFTFDEVKSLFTKMTEHFTTGVIAFDITNKRGLKLMLKTLVKDSAISDIDSYFHIKDVNELNSWTNNFKRVSSKSYMNGYRKLDDINIIYKLLNKLSDSYVGMKIVKIEF; encoded by the coding sequence ATGAAAAAATTTAAGATTGAAAAGAATTCTGTTCAGGAAACATTGATGATTCCACTTATGGGAAGAGTAATAGCTCAAAGAAAGTTTCCTAACCTTATTAATGACCCTACTGCTGAAGAAATTATTAAAAAAATAGACTATGATTTCTCCAGTCAGGAAAAGAAAATGACCTCCATTTTTGGAGTTTATGGAGCATTAGAAGTATCCCAAAGAGAATATGATTTGGAATGGGAAATAAAGGACTATTTAAAATCAAACCCCAAAGCAAGTGTGGTCAATTTAGGCTGCGGACTTGATGATTTGTTTAACCGTGTCAATAATGGAGAATGCAGAGGTTTCAATATAGACTTTGAAGATGTGATAACAGCAAGAAATAAACTGCTACCCCCTTTAGAAAATGAAAAAAATATAATCCACAATATCAACGATACTGAATGGTTTAGCGAAATTCCTCATGAAAATGGCGTTATATTTGTAGGTTTAGGCTTGTTTTACTATTTCACTTTTGATGAAGTAAAATCATTGTTCACAAAGATGACCGAACACTTCACCACAGGAGTTATTGCATTTGACATTACAAACAAACGAGGACTCAAATTGATGCTGAAAACATTAGTAAAAGACTCTGCAATATCAGACATTGATTCCTATTTCCACATTAAGGATGTTAATGAGCTGAATTCATGGACAAATAATTTCAAAAGAGTTTCATCCAAATCATATATGAACGGCTATAGAAAATTGGATGACATCAATATCATTTATAAATTATTAAATAAGCTTTCTGATTCATATGTAGGAATGAAAATAGTAAAAATTGAATTTTAA
- a CDS encoding B12-binding domain-containing radical SAM protein, translating into MKVTFLNPPQTNSKYKFLGVVAPSLGIGYMAAVLEQNGYDVDVLDASALELTYDEIGDEILKRNPDIVSISALTPTIGVALDSADKIKEVKPDTVVVLGGYHPTFEYESVLEEESVDVVVRGEGEYTLLELVETIENGGDLKTVQGLAFHDEDDGSLILTLDRPIIEDLDELPFPAFHLFPMEKYRILNITTNVATIITTRGCPMQCSFCSSAALHGHKLRRRSYTNVVDEIEIRLREQNIDTIAFMDDTFTLNKKFVSDFCAEIERRNLKFWWGCTSRVDTLDEDLLQTMKDAGCITIFIGVESADQQMLEKMNKNITLDKTENAFRLARKVGIRTIASCVIGMPEDTKKSIKKTIDFVKKLNPNYALYSLATPYPGTRFYNETFKKNLINIKDWSKYTLLDPVLQTVDCTSKELRSIQKKAFLKFYLRPGYLIRQVSQDGLILFKTVLGVSRQIISKQTNGNTDYNKTNVNKGK; encoded by the coding sequence ATGAAAGTCACTTTTTTAAATCCGCCTCAAACAAATTCCAAATATAAATTTTTGGGTGTAGTAGCACCATCTCTTGGGATAGGTTATATGGCTGCAGTGCTTGAACAGAACGGTTATGATGTTGATGTTTTGGATGCTTCAGCTTTGGAACTGACCTATGATGAAATTGGAGATGAAATTTTAAAAAGAAATCCTGATATCGTATCCATTAGTGCATTGACACCAACAATTGGGGTTGCACTTGATTCTGCAGATAAAATCAAGGAAGTCAAACCGGACACTGTTGTTGTCCTCGGAGGATATCATCCTACATTTGAATATGAAAGTGTTCTCGAGGAAGAAAGCGTTGATGTTGTAGTCAGGGGTGAAGGAGAATACACTCTTTTGGAGCTTGTTGAGACTATTGAAAATGGTGGAGATTTAAAAACTGTTCAGGGATTGGCATTTCATGATGAAGATGATGGATCACTAATTTTAACTTTAGACCGCCCGATTATAGAAGATTTGGATGAACTCCCTTTTCCGGCATTTCATTTATTCCCAATGGAAAAGTATAGGATTTTAAATATTACAACAAATGTCGCTACAATCATTACAACAAGAGGTTGTCCTATGCAGTGTTCATTCTGCTCATCAGCCGCACTACATGGCCATAAATTAAGAAGAAGGTCTTATACCAATGTAGTTGATGAGATTGAAATTAGGCTTAGGGAACAGAATATTGATACCATTGCTTTTATGGATGATACATTCACGCTGAACAAGAAATTTGTAAGTGATTTTTGTGCTGAAATCGAAAGGCGTAACCTTAAATTCTGGTGGGGATGTACATCAAGGGTAGATACATTGGATGAGGATTTGCTGCAGACAATGAAGGATGCGGGATGCATTACCATTTTCATTGGAGTAGAAAGTGCTGACCAGCAAATGCTTGAAAAAATGAATAAAAACATCACCCTTGATAAGACTGAAAATGCATTTAGGCTTGCCCGCAAGGTTGGAATCAGGACTATTGCATCATGTGTAATAGGAATGCCTGAGGATACTAAAAAAAGCATTAAAAAGACTATTGATTTTGTCAAAAAACTGAATCCGAATTATGCATTGTACAGTCTGGCTACTCCATATCCAGGAACTCGATTTTATAATGAGACTTTCAAGAAGAATTTGATTAACATTAAGGACTGGTCTAAATATACTCTTTTAGATCCGGTATTGCAGACTGTTGACTGTACAAGTAAAGAGCTTAGAAGCATTCAAAAGAAAGCATTTCTCAAATTCTATTTGCGTCCTGGTTATTTAATACGTCAGGTTTCCCAGGATGGATTGATACTTTTTAAAACGGTACTGGGCGTTTCAAGACAAATCATTTCAAAACAGACCAATGGTAATACGGATTACAATAAGACCAATGTTAATAAGGGAAAATAA
- the surE gene encoding 5'/3'-nucleotidase SurE encodes MNILISNDDGVFAPGILAAKQAVEDLANVVVVAPDENNSSVGRRLSLFKHLKVESCELADGSEAYSVSGSPADSVVVGATYVMDERPDLVITGINQGVNISCDITSSGTVCAAFEAVSLGIPAIAVSLFMDPKTSFKQDENGEWYVDYDFTLTKKVLHDLVLKIINDGFPEGVDLFNLNVPSNYESEEVKITTLSHKMLDKKVIDNTDLDKAEIFNYPLDENQESDDLIMITSNLVKDYEKDSDGYALMVEKRPSLTPLDVNMTYHELKEW; translated from the coding sequence ATGAATATTTTGATATCTAATGATGATGGTGTTTTTGCACCAGGAATATTGGCTGCAAAACAGGCTGTTGAGGATTTGGCTAATGTTGTGGTCGTAGCTCCGGATGAGAATAATAGCAGTGTCGGTCGTCGCCTATCATTATTCAAGCATTTGAAAGTTGAATCATGTGAACTTGCAGATGGAAGCGAAGCCTATTCTGTATCTGGAAGTCCAGCTGATTCTGTTGTTGTTGGAGCAACTTATGTAATGGATGAAAGGCCTGATTTGGTCATAACAGGAATAAATCAGGGCGTTAACATAAGCTGCGATATCACTTCTTCAGGCACTGTCTGTGCTGCTTTTGAGGCAGTAAGTCTAGGCATTCCAGCTATTGCAGTATCGTTATTCATGGATCCCAAAACATCATTCAAACAGGATGAAAATGGGGAATGGTACGTTGATTATGATTTTACTTTGACTAAAAAGGTTCTCCATGATTTAGTTTTAAAGATAATTAATGACGGTTTTCCCGAAGGTGTAGATTTATTCAATCTGAATGTGCCTTCAAATTATGAAAGCGAAGAAGTTAAAATTACCACTTTGTCACATAAGATGCTTGATAAGAAAGTCATTGACAATACAGACTTGGATAAGGCAGAGATATTCAACTATCCTCTTGATGAAAATCAGGAAAGTGATGATTTGATTATGATAACATCAAATCTTGTTAAGGATTATGAAAAGGATAGTGACGGATATGCATTGATGGTTGAAAAAAGACCAAGTTTAACTCCTCTTGATGTAAATATGACTTATCATGAATTAAAAGAGTGGTAA
- a CDS encoding ATP-binding protein: MVYFELLRRGYEITIGCVGDYEIDFVCKKMGERIYVQVTRELSHEDTIEMEFRPLLRVKDNYPICDINR; encoded by the coding sequence ATGGTATATTTTGAACTCTTAAGAAGAGGGTATGAAATAACCATTGGTTGTGTTGGGGATTATGAGATCGATTTTGTCTGCAAAAAAATGGGTGAAAGAATCTATGTTCAGGTAACACGGGAACTGTCTCATGAGGACACAATTGAAATGGAATTCAGACCGTTGCTTCGGGTTAAGGACAATTATCCAATATGTGATATCAACAGATGA
- a CDS encoding pyridoxamine 5'-phosphate oxidase family protein: MSDVIEFLQENSLIYLATSGLDGNAKVRPILFYFEEDGKPYFCTANTKPMFKELDANPNCEMVVATPEFAWLRIAGKVEFTDNLDLKQKVIDSNELVKALYETADNPTFEVFTVTGKATIADFSGNPPKSYEL, translated from the coding sequence ATGAGCGATGTAATAGAATTTTTACAAGAAAACTCTTTAATATATTTAGCAACCAGCGGACTTGACGGAAATGCAAAAGTAAGACCAATATTATTTTACTTTGAAGAGGACGGAAAACCATACTTCTGTACTGCAAACACCAAACCAATGTTTAAAGAATTGGACGCTAACCCTAACTGTGAAATGGTTGTTGCAACCCCTGAATTTGCATGGTTAAGAATTGCAGGTAAAGTGGAATTCACTGACAACCTCGACTTAAAACAAAAAGTAATTGACTCCAATGAATTGGTTAAAGCATTATATGAAACTGCTGACAATCCAACATTTGAAGTGTTCACAGTAACCGGTAAAGCAACTATTGCTGATTTCTCCGGAAACCCACCAAAATCCTACGAATTATAA
- a CDS encoding aldo/keto reductase — MKYTKLGNSHLNVSKICMGCMGFGDPTNGMHTWTLPEKESIEIITNGLDNGINFYDTAIGYQNGTSEQYLGKAVRENASREDVVIATKFLPRSEEDIKNGVSGQKHIHNMVEKSLSNLGLDYIDLYIYHMWDYNTPLYDILEGLNEIIEEGKVRYIGISNCFAWQLAKANALAEVNDFSKFVSIQGHYNLIFREEEREMIPLCQTDNIATTPYSSLASGRLSRMPGEDSKRMNEDFYAKLKYQSTEKQDFEIIKRVNELACDYDVSMTEVSLSWLLNKVTSPIVGATKLHHVDGAVNSVELNLSKKDIEYLEEPYMAHDLVGVMADNKVSASDNEKVWAKHTKDKI, encoded by the coding sequence ATGAAATATACAAAACTAGGAAATTCACATTTAAATGTCAGTAAAATATGTATGGGATGTATGGGTTTTGGAGACCCTACAAATGGAATGCATACATGGACACTACCGGAAAAGGAATCAATAGAAATAATCACCAATGGACTGGATAATGGAATTAATTTCTATGATACAGCAATAGGCTATCAAAACGGAACTTCAGAACAATACCTGGGAAAGGCAGTTCGTGAAAATGCATCACGCGAAGATGTGGTGATTGCTACAAAATTCCTTCCTCGCTCAGAAGAGGACATTAAAAATGGCGTTTCAGGTCAAAAGCATATTCATAACATGGTTGAAAAAAGCCTTTCAAACTTGGGTCTTGATTATATTGACCTTTATATCTATCATATGTGGGACTATAACACTCCGCTTTATGATATATTGGAGGGATTGAATGAAATAATCGAGGAGGGCAAAGTCAGATATATTGGTATTTCAAACTGTTTTGCATGGCAGCTTGCAAAGGCTAATGCCCTTGCAGAAGTCAATGACTTTTCAAAGTTCGTGTCAATCCAGGGACATTATAATCTAATTTTTAGAGAAGAGGAACGTGAAATGATTCCGCTTTGTCAGACAGACAACATTGCAACAACTCCATATAGTTCACTGGCTTCAGGCAGATTATCAAGAATGCCGGGTGAAGATTCCAAAAGGATGAATGAAGACTTTTATGCTAAGCTGAAATACCAGTCAACTGAAAAGCAGGATTTTGAAATCATAAAGAGGGTAAACGAGCTTGCTTGTGATTATGATGTTTCAATGACAGAAGTTTCCCTTTCATGGCTGCTCAATAAGGTCACATCTCCAATCGTCGGAGCTACCAAACTGCATCATGTTGACGGTGCTGTAAATTCTGTTGAATTGAACTTATCTAAAAAGGATATCGAATATTTGGAGGAGCCTTACATGGCTCATGATTTGGTAGGGGTCATGGCGGACAATAAGGTTTCAGCAAGCGACAATGAAAAGGTATGGGCCAAACACACAAAAGACAAGATTTAA